In a genomic window of Suricata suricatta isolate VVHF042 chromosome 12, meerkat_22Aug2017_6uvM2_HiC, whole genome shotgun sequence:
- the ABHD16B gene encoding protein ABHD16B, translating into MCVVCFVKALVHVFKIYLTANYTYNFRSWPVDFRWDDVRAAGGGGGGGHRXXXXXXXXXXXXXXXXXXXXXDAPGRQPRGARGQVQCLLQQIRELPGQLASYVLAHSLGRWLVYPGSMFLMTRALLPLLQQGQERLVERYRGRRAKLVARDGNEIDTMFMDRRQHPGSHGRGLRLVICCEGNAGFYEMGCLSAPLEAGYSVLGWNHPGFGGSTGAPFPQHDANAVDVVVKYALHRLHFPPAHVVVYGWSIGGFTATWAAMTYPELDALVLDATFDDLVPLALKVMPHSWKGLVVRTVREHFNLNVAEQLCRYPGPVLLLRRTQDDVVSTSAHVRPLPSGDVEGNRGNELLLRLLQHRYPVVMACEGRQVVARWLRVGSLAQEAAFYARYRVDDEWCLALLRSYRARREDEQGDKEAWGPHGLSFPWLVGQGLSPRRRRQLALFLARRHLKNVEATHCSPLEPEEFQLPWRL; encoded by the exons ATGTGTGTCGTCTGCTTTGTGAAGGCGCTGGTGCACGTGTTCAAGATCTACCTGACCGCCAACTACACCTACAACTTCCGCAGCTGGCCGGTGGACTTCCGCTGGGATGACGTGCGCGCCGCCGGCGGTGGGGGTGGCGGCGGTCACCG NNNNNNNNNNNNNNNNNNNNNNNNNNNNNNNNNNNNNNNNNNNNNNNNNNNNNNNNNNNNNNGGGACGCGCCGGGACGGCAGCCGCGCGGAGCGCGCGGCCAAGTGCAGTGCCTCCTGCAGCAGATCCGCGAGCTGCCCGGCCAGCTCGCCAGCTACGTGCTGGCCCACTCGCTGGGCCGCTGGCTCGTGTACCCCGGCTCCATGTTCCTGATGACGCGTGCGCTCCTGCCTCTGCTGCAGCAGGGCCAAGAGCGCCTCGTGGAGCGCTACCGCGGTCGGCGCGCCAAGCTGGTGGCCCGCGACGGCAACGAGATCGacaccatgttcatggatcgCCGCCAGCACCCAGGCAGCCACGGCCGCGGTCTGCGTCTCGTCATCTGCTGTGAAGGCAACGCTGGCTTCTATGAGATGGGCTGCCTGTCAGCGCCCCTGGAGGCCGGCTACTCGGTGCTGGGCTGGAACCACCCGGGTTTCGGGGGCAGCACGGGAGCGCCATTCCCTCAGCATGATGCCAATGCCGTCGACGTGGTGGTCAAGTACGCGCTGCATCGCCTGCACTTCCCGCCTGCGCACGTGGTGGTCTACGGCTGGTCCATCGGTGGCTTCACGGCCACCTGGGCCGCCATGACCTACCCGGAGCTGGACGCGCTGGTCCTGGACGCCACCTTCGACGACCTCGTACCGCTGGCCCTGAAGGTCATGCCCCACAGCTGGAAGGGGCTGGTGGTGCGCACTGTGCGCGAGCACTTCAACCTCAACGTGGCGGAGCAGCTGTGCCGCTACCCCGGGCCGGTACTGCTGCTGCGGCGCACGCAGGACGACGTGGTCAGCACCTCGGCCCACGTGCGCCCCCTGCCGTCCGGCGACGTGGAGGGCAACCGCGGCAACGAGTTGCTGCTGCGTCTGCTGCAGCACCGCTACCCAGTCGTGATGGCGTGCGAAGGCCGCCAGGTCGTCGCGCGCTGGCTGCGCGTCGGCAGCCTGGCACAGGAGGCCGCCTTCTACGCGCGCTACCGAGTGGATGACGAGTGGTGCCTGGCACTGCTGCGCTCCTACCGCGCGCGCCGTGAGGACGAGCAGGGGGACAAGGAGGCCTGGGGGCCTCACGGGCTCTCCTTCCCCTGGCTCGTGGGCCAGGGCCTGAGTCCGCGGCGGCGCCGGCAGCTCGCGCTCTTCCTGGCACGCAGGCATCTCAAGAACGTGGAAGCCACGCACTGCAGTCCGCTGGAACCGGAAGAGTTCCAGCTGCCCTGGAGGCTGTag